From a region of the Deinococcus budaensis genome:
- a CDS encoding LysM peptidoglycan-binding domain-containing M23 family metallopeptidase, giving the protein MRVPFIATLALTWLSLAAAATVTVQPGDTLTRLAVRHGTTVNALIQANPSVRQGLLKAGARLTLPGAVGSWTVRRGDTLSTVAQRQGITLAALLSANRGLDPQAPLQVGQKLALPSTRSAARQPATPTVRAAAIRVTAVMPVQGRLTTPFLASHPSLDLAAPTGTPIRAARPGVVTESHFDSQSGWGWTVLVDHGDGMTTRYSHNSANLARVGTRVEAGQVIARVGSTGNSTGPHLDYRVTVQGTPVNPLSLY; this is encoded by the coding sequence ATGCGAGTGCCTTTTATTGCGACCCTGGCCCTGACCTGGCTCAGCCTGGCGGCCGCCGCCACCGTCACTGTCCAGCCGGGCGATACGCTCACGCGCTTGGCGGTCCGCCACGGCACCACCGTGAACGCCCTGATTCAGGCCAATCCCAGTGTGCGTCAGGGCCTGCTCAAGGCAGGCGCACGGTTGACCTTGCCGGGGGCTGTCGGCAGCTGGACCGTACGCCGCGGCGACACGCTCTCCACCGTCGCCCAGCGTCAAGGCATCACGCTGGCGGCGTTGCTCTCCGCCAACCGTGGCCTTGATCCTCAGGCACCCCTCCAGGTCGGCCAGAAGCTTGCGCTGCCGTCCACGAGATCCGCCGCGCGTCAGCCAGCCACCCCGACCGTGCGTGCTGCGGCCATTCGGGTCACGGCCGTGATGCCAGTGCAGGGCCGCCTGACCACGCCCTTTCTTGCCAGCCACCCGAGTCTGGACCTGGCCGCCCCGACCGGGACGCCTATCCGGGCTGCACGACCGGGCGTGGTCACGGAGTCTCATTTCGACAGTCAGAGCGGCTGGGGTTGGACTGTCCTCGTCGACCACGGCGACGGGATGACCACCCGTTACAGCCACAACAGCGCCAACCTGGCCCGGGTGGGGACTCGCGTGGAAGCTGGTCAGGTGATTGCGCGGGTGGGCAGTACCGGGAACAGTACCGGCCCACACCTGGACTACCGGGTCACGGTGCAGGGAACGCCTGTCAACCCTCTGAGTTTGTACTGA
- a CDS encoding DUF305 domain-containing protein, whose translation MKRNPMLMVGAGMVLAGAAVAQSSMGGMDHSQMSGSTMTGMTMKMDMSGLEKLQGKAFDRAFLSMMVPHHQMAVDMSKAVLPRSKDVTVKTWANAVIKDQNREINQMNTLLKSYGGSNAAMANMMKSSMSGMADMVTKAKNPDVAYVQGMLPHHASAIEMANMALEKTSDPRVLKLARDIVRAQAQEMYDFRTWLMKRGL comes from the coding sequence ATGAAACGGAACCCGATGTTGATGGTGGGAGCAGGAATGGTGCTGGCTGGCGCGGCCGTCGCGCAGAGCAGCATGGGCGGGATGGACCACAGCCAGATGTCCGGCAGCACGATGACCGGCATGACCATGAAGATGGACATGAGTGGCCTCGAAAAACTTCAAGGGAAAGCCTTCGACCGCGCGTTTCTCAGCATGATGGTCCCGCACCACCAGATGGCCGTGGACATGTCGAAGGCCGTGCTTCCCAGGAGCAAGGACGTGACGGTCAAAACCTGGGCCAACGCCGTCATCAAGGATCAGAACCGCGAGATCAACCAGATGAACACGCTCCTCAAGAGCTACGGGGGCAGCAATGCCGCCATGGCCAACATGATGAAGAGCAGCATGAGCGGGATGGCTGATATGGTGACGAAAGCGAAGAACCCGGATGTGGCGTACGTGCAGGGCATGCTGCCCCACCACGCGTCCGCCATCGAGATGGCGAATATGGCGCTCGAGAAGACCAGTGATCCGCGCGTGCTCAAGCTTGCCCGGGACATCGTCCGGGCCCAGGCTCAGGAGATGTACGATTTCCGCACCTGGCTGATGAAGCGCGGCTTGTAA